The following nucleotide sequence is from Candidatus Binataceae bacterium.
ATTATGTGAAGGGCGCGCAGCGCCGCGATATACGGATCGTCGAGTGCATCACCGACGCGAAGGGCGATCGTAGCCGCCCGCCCGGCAAGCAGGATGATGCCGACGCTTACACGCACGTGGTTGAGCGGCGCCACGACGGCGTTGTGATTCGCGGTGCCAAGCTCCATATCACGGGCGCCTCGATGAGCCATGAGCTGATGGTGATTCCGACCAAGGCGATGAAGCCGGGCGAGGAGTCCTACGCAATAGGATGCGCCGTGCCGGTGAATTCGCCGGGCGTGAAAATCGTGGACACGACCTTCGCGCCGCGTCATCACGACACGCGCGATTTCCCGGTCTCGACCTCGATTCACATGCCGGAAGGCTTCGTGATCTTCGACAACGTATTCGTGCCGAAGGAGCGGATCTTCCTCGATGGCGAAGTGGCGCACGCCGCCGTCTTCGCGCATTCGCTCGGGCTCTGGGAGCGGCTCGGCGGTCTCTCAGGCATGGCCGAGGAGGCCGATCAGCTCGTCGGCTTTGCGCAGTTGATCGCGGAAGCAAACGGCCTCGCGCGCGAATCGCATATCAAGGAGAAAATCTCCGAGATGCTCATCCATGCGACGCTCGTGCATGCGGCGCTGGAAGCGGCGATCGCGAACTGCACGGTGAGCGAAGAGGGCGCGGCGTTTCCTGACGAGCTCTACACCAACGCCGGCAAGTATCATGCGGCGGCGAATTACAATTCGATGGTGCGGCATCTGCACGATATCGCGGGCGGCTCGGTGCTGACGGCGCCGTCGGTCGCCGACTTCGAAAACGAAGTGACGGGACCGCTCGTGCGCAAGTACATGACCACGATGACCGGCGTTGACGGCGAGTATCGCGCCAAGCTGTTCCACGCCATTCGCGATCTCACGGCGGACGCCTACGGCGGATGGAAAGCCGTGACCAACGTACAGGCGGGCGGCGGTCTCTACGCGCAGCGAATCGTGACGCGCAAGTACTACGACCTCAACGGCGCCAAGGCCAAGGCGCTGCACGTCGCCGGTATCAAAACGGAAAAAGGGAATTGAAAAAAGCAAACCACTAAGCACAAAGACGCGAAGAAGGGCGGCGCTCGCGCCGCCTTTCTCATTTAAGCCGGAATGGAGCGCGAAACTTCCGTAACCTTTGCGCCTTGCGAGCGTTGATACGGTGAGATGGCTGGGTCGGCATTGAAGCGCCGTGGCAAAGATTTCGCGGAGGTGATTCCCGAGGACGCGGCGGAGCGCGGTCTCGTCGAGGCTGCGCAACGCGATCCGCGCCAGTTCGCCGATATCTACGAGCGCAACTTCGAACGCGTTTACGCTTTCATCTTGAAGCGGGTTGGCGATCGCGATGCGGCGCAGGACCTGACGGCCGACGTTTTTCATTCCGCGCTCGAAAATATCGGCAAGTTCGAATGGCGCGGCGCGCCCTTCGCGGCGTGGCTGTTGCGTATCGCGGCCAACGCGATCGTCGATCGTGGGCGGCGCGTCGTAAGGTTCGAAAGCGCGAAGCTTCTGGGCGCGTTCGATGATCCGCCGTGCGAGGACGATATCGCTGAGGCCGACTACCGAGCCCGACTATTCAAGCTCGTCGATGAACTCCCCGCCGATCAGTGCCGGGTAATTACGATGCGCTTTGCGCAGGAGAAATCGATCGCGGAAATCGCAAAGAAGATTGGGCGCAGCGAGGGCGCCGTCAAACAGCTCCAGTTTCGCGCGCTGCAGGCGCTGCGCAAGATGGTCGCAAAACGATGAAACGGATCACGCGCAGCAAGAAGCCGCAGTTGGCGCCGGAGCAGCTTGAAAACGCCGTCCATACGATCATGACCGATCGTGAAGCGGGGCTGCCGCGCGTCGGCGCACAGATCGCGCCGATCCTGCGGCTAGCCGCCGACCTGCGCGGCCTGCCCGATCGTGATTTCAAGGCGCGCCTGAAGCGCGACCTGATGCGTGCGGCGCGCGGACGGAAATCCGCCGCGGAGCCGCGACGCGTGAGTCCGGTTCCCGAAGGATACCATTCGCTGACTACCTGTCTTGTCGTTCGCGACGGCGCGCGCGCGATAGATTTTTACAAACGCGCCTTTGGCGCGACCGAGCTGATGCGCCATCCGGACCCGGCGGGACATATCGTGCACGCCGAGATCATGATCGGCGACTCGCGTATCGCAATCGCCGACGAAGATCCGACTTACAACCGCAGCCCACAGTCGCTCGGCGGCGCCTCGTCGATCGTCCAGCTCTACGTCCAAGACGTCGACGCGCTCGCGGAGCGCGCCGTCGCGGCGGGCGCGAAAGTCGTGTCGCCAGTGAAGGATTGGTTCTATGGCGATCGAGCGGGGCGGCTCCAGGATCCGTTCGGGCATCTGTGGAACGTCTGCACTCGAATCGAGAATGTCTCGGAAGCTGAAATGCGGCGCCGCATGGAAAGCATGGCGCCCGCGCCGGCTCCGGAACCTGCTGCTCCCTGTTTGGCCGCCATGCCTGAAGGCTTTCACAGTGTCACGCCTTATCTGCAGGTGAACGGCGCCGACCGATTGATCGAGTTCTTGAAGCGCGCGTTCGATGGCGAGGAAATCCTTCGCGTGCCACGCGATGATGGCAAGATCACGCATGCGCAGGTTCGCGTCGCAGGCTCGATGATCGAGCTGGCCGATGCGAGCGATAAATATCCGCCGAATCCGACCGCCATCTGGCTCTTTGTTCCGGATTCCGATGCCGCATATCGAAATGCTCTCGCGGCAGGAGCGACTTCGCTACATCCTCCGATCGATCAGGACTATGGCGTCCACGAAGCGGCCGTCAGAGATCCATTTGGCAACAATTGGTATATCGCCGCTCCTCTTCCCGGCGCGGATCCGTGGCCTCCGGAATTGCGAAGCATCACGCCCTATCTGCATCCGAAAGGAACACCGAAGGTTATCGAGTTCATGAAGCGGGCTTTCGGGGCCGAGGAGATCGCGCGCCATCAAGACGACGAGGGGACTGTGCATCACGCGCAGATTCGGATCGGTGATTCGATAATCGCGATGGGCGAGGCGCACGGACAGTACCAGCCGATGTCGCCGGCGCTGCATCTTTATCTCGACGACATGGACCGCGCGTATGAGCAGGCGCTGAAAGCGGGTGCGACTTCGATCAGCGAACCGGCGGATTTGGACTACGGCGATCGCGGCGCGAGCGTGAAAGATCCGTTCGGCCACGTCTGGTACATCGCGTCGCATCGCGAAGCCCCCTCGGTCGAGGCGTATGAGCCACGCTATCTGCAGGCGGGCAACATCATGCCGTTCATGTACAACGATGACGTTCAGCGCGCGTTCGATCTTTATCGCGACGTGTTCAAGGCGACCGAAGTGCATCGCGTGGAGCATCGCGGCAGGCCAAGTCACGTGCAGATCGCGATCGGAAAAACCAACGTGATGCTGCGCGACGCGATGACCGACGACCTCGCCGAGTATCGCGCCAGGGGAATCGCCGCGACGCCGCGATCGCTCGGCGGCTCGCCGCTACATCTTTACGTGTATGTCGAAGATGCCGACGCGGCATTCAAGCGCGCGAAGGATCTGGGATGGGAGACCGTCGATCCAATGGCCGACAAAGCTTGGGGCGACCGCTGCGGTGGCGTCCAGGATCCGTTCGGCCACGTCTGGTACATCGCCACGCCAATCGACCGCGGCACCGTTCACTAGTGATCGTTGGGGTTCTCGTGCGGAAGAAAATAAAGAAAATATAGTAGGTTGGGTGTCCCTGCCCGCCATAAGTCCGCGCGCTGCGCGCCCTCAATTTCTGCAAAAAAGTGGCGCGGAGAAATCTTCGCGCAATTTAATGGCGGGCAGGTACGCCCGCCCCACTGTATTTCTTCAGTACCAGCACTATCAGCAGCAACGGTTAGTTGGGCGGCAGCATCGTCGTGAGCTTCGCGCCGTGCGGCGCGATCATCCACACGAGCAGCTTCGCTGGCTCGGATGGGCTCGCGTTCTTCGAAACCATATGATGCTCGTGCGGCGTTTCCGTCCACATCTGACCCTTGGCGAACGTCTCAGTCGGACCATCGCCGAGCTTCGACACGATCGCGCCC
It contains:
- a CDS encoding 4-hydroxyphenylacetate 3-hydroxylase N-terminal domain-containing protein, with product MNGEQYKKSLDDGRETFFEGERVRSLAKHPLLGPCVDRIAAGYDRWYTPGADAVSQLMTIPASAQELKDRIPLLHSSDIVANVTYQSIMTLTTAASRIAPELPEYSERMRHYVKGAQRRDIRIVECITDAKGDRSRPPGKQDDADAYTHVVERRHDGVVIRGAKLHITGASMSHELMVIPTKAMKPGEESYAIGCAVPVNSPGVKIVDTTFAPRHHDTRDFPVSTSIHMPEGFVIFDNVFVPKERIFLDGEVAHAAVFAHSLGLWERLGGLSGMAEEADQLVGFAQLIAEANGLARESHIKEKISEMLIHATLVHAALEAAIANCTVSEEGAAFPDELYTNAGKYHAAANYNSMVRHLHDIAGGSVLTAPSVADFENEVTGPLVRKYMTTMTGVDGEYRAKLFHAIRDLTADAYGGWKAVTNVQAGGGLYAQRIVTRKYYDLNGAKAKALHVAGIKTEKGN
- a CDS encoding sigma-70 family RNA polymerase sigma factor, whose amino-acid sequence is MAGSALKRRGKDFAEVIPEDAAERGLVEAAQRDPRQFADIYERNFERVYAFILKRVGDRDAAQDLTADVFHSALENIGKFEWRGAPFAAWLLRIAANAIVDRGRRVVRFESAKLLGAFDDPPCEDDIAEADYRARLFKLVDELPADQCRVITMRFAQEKSIAEIAKKIGRSEGAVKQLQFRALQALRKMVAKR
- a CDS encoding VOC family protein codes for the protein MKRITRSKKPQLAPEQLENAVHTIMTDREAGLPRVGAQIAPILRLAADLRGLPDRDFKARLKRDLMRAARGRKSAAEPRRVSPVPEGYHSLTTCLVVRDGARAIDFYKRAFGATELMRHPDPAGHIVHAEIMIGDSRIAIADEDPTYNRSPQSLGGASSIVQLYVQDVDALAERAVAAGAKVVSPVKDWFYGDRAGRLQDPFGHLWNVCTRIENVSEAEMRRRMESMAPAPAPEPAAPCLAAMPEGFHSVTPYLQVNGADRLIEFLKRAFDGEEILRVPRDDGKITHAQVRVAGSMIELADASDKYPPNPTAIWLFVPDSDAAYRNALAAGATSLHPPIDQDYGVHEAAVRDPFGNNWYIAAPLPGADPWPPELRSITPYLHPKGTPKVIEFMKRAFGAEEIARHQDDEGTVHHAQIRIGDSIIAMGEAHGQYQPMSPALHLYLDDMDRAYEQALKAGATSISEPADLDYGDRGASVKDPFGHVWYIASHREAPSVEAYEPRYLQAGNIMPFMYNDDVQRAFDLYRDVFKATEVHRVEHRGRPSHVQIAIGKTNVMLRDAMTDDLAEYRARGIAATPRSLGGSPLHLYVYVEDADAAFKRAKDLGWETVDPMADKAWGDRCGGVQDPFGHVWYIATPIDRGTVH